The Labrus mixtus chromosome 14, fLabMix1.1, whole genome shotgun sequence nucleotide sequence AAAGAtctcaaacattttgtattactacgacaaagaaaaataacttgCTTGCCAGCTTTAAGAAGTATctccttcatttatttcattttgataatGAAGAACGTAATGCCAGTACACGTACACATGTGCAGATtatgttctgctgctgtgatgttGGCCACTCTATCAATCAATACATCAATCACCCAACCAAACAAACATGATTTCACTTAAGCATGcttacacacaaaacacagaaatgtgatacttttattttatttgagcaACAATCATCACTTTGCGTTTGAATATATAAAGGCATCCTGCCAAACATTCATGTGGGAAACAACTGAGATGAATAATAATCAAAGTCTTTAGAAACTTTAAGTCCTTCTTCATTACAAAATATAATATTGTTCTGATTTTGCTCCCTACTTTAGAGCCTTTTGGGGTATACATTAGGCTTATATAATCAcatatacattaaaaacattcttAATATAATCATAACTGACTGCAGTCTACATCAACGTCCCCGTTCTATTTTCAATCTTTCTCCCACTTGGGTCCAACAGTTGTTCAAAATAAGAATAGCAAGACTTCAAAAGTCAAATACACGTAGCATCTTTCTGCATTGTTACCTCAGATGGCCCGCATCAACATAGCATTCCCTCTACTTTGTATTGTACAACCCTCTGCACTgtagacaaaaataaaacattcaaatcaatCTCAAAATATAACTTCTCCAAGACCTGTTATGACCTGCAGTGCATGTCCACTACTTTCACACACATTGTTTTGGCCTGTAGTTTCTGCTGTAACATGCAGAGAGGGCCTGTGGATACGCTTGTCTAGTGACTCATTACAGCGATAAGCTTTCTTTGTAGAAAAAAACGATTCCAGCAAGAGTCAGTTCTACGTAATGTGAACCCCTTAAAGGCAAAGCTGGAAACAACAAGTTGAAGTTACCAGACGAAACACAATCTGTGGTGGTCATTCTCGGCTTCTTCACCAGTAAACGATGGACTTGATCttggggcattttttttttatgtttgattttttttcttttaaacatttcttgggAGAGATATAGATGTGGCACAAGGCTGATTATATCTTTATTTGTCAATCCCGTTGCTGTTCTCAGGAACGAGGCCTTCCATGACGGCACGCTTTGACTCCAGGATCTGCAAGATAGAAACACGATGGCGTCTTTTCACCAAACAGCCAACAAAAACACTTACTTCCTCCAGCGAAAAAAACTCATCTGCCACCCTAACCACTATATCACTACAATATATTGCCTTTCAGTACACCAGCAGTGGAATAAATCCTTCTTTTAATAAGTGTAATACTATATTTTGTACTATCATAGACTTCAGTGTTAGTCAAGCCCTATTTTTTTTGTGAGGCAATATCTAAAACAGTAAAGGGACATGTGCTAATACTGATGTGTTCTAGAGCTAGAATTACATAAtgatcttctttttaaaattaatattaaacattataAATTACAACTGCACTGTTTCAGTTAAAATCTCACCTGGAAGTTAGCGCTGAGGCCAATGATGCTCTGCAAATTGGTGCTGTAATAACCCAAAACATACTGCCCACCAAGCAGAGGGACCTCGTCCTTATCCACAGATATCTGcaaccgacacacacacactcatttaaaTAACACTCGAGCAGTATTTGTGAAAACATGATGCACCTGCCTCTTTAGCACATCACCTGTATGACTTCATTTGTTTCAGGCAGGTCTACCTCTCTGACCCAAGCAAAGGTTTGATAATCGGACGCACTCTTGAATCCCACCTGCAGGAGAACAATCCAATGAGTTCATATCTGTCTTGTATCGTATTTATTGTcgttttgttctatttttatcaCAAATACCTTGTAGAGGCCAATCCAGTCCCATGTGGAGGACTCAAAGTCCTCTTGGACAGTGTAAGTGAGAAGTGCATCCTGGTCGGCGCTCCATACACCCAGAGGAGAAATGTGCACGAGTGAGGTGTCAAAGTGCTTCCTcagctgaagaaaaaacaagaggaaaggaGCAAGGAGCATTTATTGGGTTGTATGAGAAGAAATGAAGCAGGGTTATCAGTCCTACATCCTACAGTGAGACTGCCCTCACCTCCAAGCTGAAGGTTCCAATGACAGGCTTGTGGTCACTGACCCCATAGCTCATGTCACTGGTGTATTTGTCCTGTGTGACCAGGAGTGGGTACTCATCGATTTCTTCATCAGTAGATGTCGACGCcatctcatcatcatcaaaatccCCTGACGGAGGACTTTTGGGCTTGATGCGCCACAGGATCCGATCTGTCCATGCCGGTTTCCTCTTCTTGCCACTGAGCGAAGCAGTGAGACATTGTTTAGAGAAGATTTGAAGATTTGAAACAGTGAGTGAAGAAGCTGAATTCTCTGATTGATATGCTTACCTGAGAGGGCACAATGCCACGTCAACCTTACATATACGTCATAGTTTCAAACAATACTGGAGACAGTGCTGTTACAGAACACACGTATCACACTCACATGCAATGCAGAGCTAATGCTAAAGCTTAGCATGCTGTGGAGAAATAGTGGGGTGACAATACCATTGGAAATGGTATCataaagtttgacttttaaGCACAGTCActataacaaacaaaaaaaaaataactatgcAGGAACAAACAGTGGGGGACTGGGTGTGGGAGGAAGTTGCATCAGGTCTAATAAATTtgaagatttagatttttttctgaaattcAACATCAATTGTGCCATATGAACCCCCTCTATGTCTTTCCCTTAAACCTGTGTCTCAATTCTTTAGAATTAAAGGTCATACGTAGTTAACCTTCAAGGTAAAAAAATCCACATCAAAGGGCCCTAAAGCCATTCCTACAGGGTGTATCTATGGAGACACCCACCTTTGCGGGTTTAGCTCCCTGTACCAGGCCCCCAACCAGACAGAGAGCAGCCCCCAGGTgagggaggtgaggaggaggaagagggtggTGCTGCAGCGCTGCAGGGGCCTGGGTCTGTACATGGTTAGGGGCAGAGCCACAGTGCTCTTtctgagagagacacacacacacagagtgtgcTAGTTTCAGGATGGAATATAACTCGCTGTAAGAGCTGCTCCAAACTCAAGCTACATATCAGGATTAGCTGCTTTTGGTTTTTGTCTATTTTATGTCAACATGTCAACTACAGACGTGCTGGCAGACACTGCAGGAACAAGGACAGATGGTGCGATGACTAAATATGAGAATGTGGGGCATGCAACACCGAGAAAAAACATCTGTGTCTTACTTAAAACGCAACCATGTCTTCGGAGTGCTGTGTAAATCATAAGGATATAAAAGCACAGAAAGACTCTGAGACATGTGTTGAGTTATTCTGGAGAAATGCATCTGTTGGTCGCACGATGTTACCTGGTATCATAGGTGTCAGCGTTACGGTCAAACTTGTAGGTGGGTTTGAAGTTTAATGGCCCTTCCTCAAATTCCTGTAGGAAAGGttccttcttcttcatcatgaTGAGCTGCAGAGCAATGAAATCAATTAGCATGTGTGGTGTCTTAGTTAGTGTCTGCTTTGTACGTGTTCTTATTACAGCAGTTCACCTGGTCTTTGCCCCACAGCAAATGAAGACGTCCGCCGTTGATGGACGAGCGGAGGAAGTGCAATCCGTGGTCTGAGATACGGAAGTTCAGGTCGCCAAAACAGAACACCACCCTGTGCGAGAGGGATGGAGACAACTCATGGTGCATGCATTTACATTGTGCGCGTATTGAGTGGGGTAGAGTTTGTGTGGGCACACTGACTTGTGGTCGCGGACGTAGGGCGTGTCCGACATGTCAAACTCTTGGTTCTCAAGGATGTACTCAATTTCATCGACACGCTGCAGAGCGTAGTTCATGTGAGCGGCGAGGTGGCAGTTGAGGAAACACACCATGTGACCGTAGAAGGAGAAACGCACGGACACTCCTCCTTTGTTACCctgacacagacaaacagaggaggaggagggacatgAAAGGTAAAATGAAAGGTAAAGTAAATGCACAAAAATTCTGTTAtgttagaaaatattttttttatcaataactAATGCTGATCAATTTCATGTCAAATTACACtcattttcttcagtttttacaAGACATGCAGATCAAAAAACTTGAACTGAAAACCTAAAACTACATAAAGATCTTTTATTTCTAATTTGATCATTTGTCTTGCAAAAGTTTTCCCCAGTGTACCTCCCCAGTTCCGCTGTTCTTTGTTGGTGATTTCATTCCGTCAAAGCTCTTGGACACTCCACTTCTCAAACACAATAGGCCTTTCATAATGTGTTAAACCCCACTGCGTCTGATGTCGATGGGATTCCTGGTGTGCACAGTTTAACAGAGTCGTTGTCTGCTGTTGCCAGTTCTTACCCAGTAGCCAAAGATGCCGGTGCGAGTGTAGGTGGTCTGGATGTTTCTGATGAAGGGGAGATGAGCTTGTTTGGcaaaaaccagcagcagcaaacCCTGCATTCTCACTGACGTGACCTGCACAAAGATGGAGACAGATTTTAATCATCAccgttgaattttttttttttcttctctttgtcatgtacatttttgtttaccttgttaaaaaaatgactttaaatctATGTTTTAATATGCAGCAACATGCTTTGAGAATATGTACATTTACAGCCTAAAAATATTGTGTCTTACAGATATCTCGAGCTAAGCAAAATTCTAAGAGTCTCAAAAAATAGCTGCaatatgtgaaaataaataataccaCAGAAAGTAGCTCCATGGCACACATATTTTCACATATTCACATGTTTCACATTTCAGTTCGCTTGAACCCAATATTATTTGTACCAAGTGTTCcaatcatgaaaacacacaacctaAATGTGTAACTTCTTTATATACAAGTGTGTGTtctccctctttcctctcctacCTTAACGAAGCCTCTGGGTGCCAGTGTATCCATGAAGACATGGCTCCAGGAGTCCTCCACCAGCAGGTCAGAGATGAATCTCACCGGGGTGGCATTCACCTCCTGCAGGCTGTCATACACCAGCACAGAGCAAATAAATAACACAGCTTATTacatatatgtttttatttacttattacATCTGTCCAAATTGTTTAAAGAGGCATTTTTGTCCTTTAGTGCAACTCCTGATGAAGATTTTATTTGACCCTCACCCGATCACATAGAGGTCTGCGGGGGGCTGGACGTCTAGCTGCAGCAAAGCGGTGACGTCTTCAGGGGGCTCCGCTGTGGCAACGTTCCAGGTCACCATGTGCAGCCTGTAGCAGAGGGTTAAGTCATCACAAGAATTAAAAAAGATGGAATAAAAAACTAGTACAATagttattttctgaaatgttttccatATAATTTCACAATGCTGTTTTGCAAATGCtctaatacaaaatatatattataaaaatgaacaatttTAAGTATAACCAGTtcaaatttgtatttaatttagtCTTAACTTTAAACACCTATCATTCCTATACATTCATGTAGACATGTGATACATACAGAATTCAATGCTATGTCCATATCCTTTtagatttgtaaaataaaagtaaagtagAGTAAACCACAGAAGACATTACTAAATTATTACTTTTTCAActtgagagaaaaacagacatgatCCAGTGAAATTATTGAAGTTATTgtatagcctttttttttttttttttttttttttaaacttttctgtcttttttaggTTCTACAACATGGAGCCCTTGGAGAAGAGTATAAAGCATATTTGAGAGAGCCCAAACACTTCCTTAGTGTGAAACTCTGAAAAGTTGTGTATCTGTAATGAGCACGTGCACATGTCAACCTGAACGCATCTGAGGGAATGTAGCGCCCACACAGCTGAAAGGCTTCATCTAGCGTGCGGGAAACCTCTTCACTGGCCTCATCGTCAGAGCTCATGTCCTCTATGCAGGTGAGCAGCTGAGACAGACGCTGGCGGAGGAGCGTCTTGGACCTGGAGCTCTGAGACGCTGAGCTGCTCATGCTGTCCGAGCGCTGGCGGGGACCATTGATGAAGTCGTCCATGTTTGgggacaactttttttttttagataggtGTCCTCAaggtaagaagaaaaaaacaaacaaaatccagAAGAGAAAATGCCTTTGGTTGGATTTATCCCTGGATGTCTTTGGTTGCAGCCATGTGAGGCCTTTTGAAGTAACATGAAATGACTCCTGTGTAGACagtgctctctgtgtgtgctccAGGCAGCTTCTGATACAGGTCCTCCAAactgaataagaaaaaaaaaacacagcctgcACTGCTCTGCTAGAGTCCCTTCAGTGGCACAGCCCCGTTTGGTCATGCAGCAACAGAGCAGTGAGGGACAAAGCAGCAGGGCCGACTCAGGAATGTGGGCTTGATTGAGTCAGATTTGGATTATAATCGCAGGCAGGAGACGGgcatgtgaacatgtgtgtgtgtgtgtgtgtgtgtgtgtgtgtgtgtgtgtgtgtgtgtgtgtgtgtgtgtgtgtgtgtgtgtgtgtgtttttgtctgtgcgtgagtgtgtgaggtATCAGAGAGTGGACGGGAGCAGGGCTGGAGGCTGATCCTCCATCATTGTGAGTATATTGTTGCAAGACTTGGGTAACCCTTCAGCTCCGTAAGAGGTTTACTGCATCACTGTATCAGCTGAGCACAATGCATGTGAACATGCAACAACAGTCATGCACTATATAGGGGACAACAGCACACAATAGTATTAGCTTCTTTTGGCCCAAATCCAGCCTCTCCTCATATAGGTGAAAGGTTAGATTGACAATACCAGAGAGGAGGCCTGTAGGCTCTAACACAGCTCTGTTGTAGGCTGTTTATGCAAGAAACAAAAGCTCAAATAATTATTAGTGTtacaaaacagttaaaaatggAAAACTTACGTAATAGATTTGGAGGCACACGACACATGAAGCAATCAGCAGCTTTGCCAAATACTTAAATGTCTTAAAGATTTAGTAATTGGCAAGACagcattttacaaataaaaagtttggTTCCAGACAGTTTTTGCGGTTGTATATGCAGATTTCAATCATTTATAGATTCTGTACTACATACATTACGGTAAAGAATGGGATTGCCGATATATGTTTggtatttttcatttcaattctGTTAACTAAGAAACGTCTCCCCATTTTTTACTTGAAAACTCTTGCTGATTAAAATCATTTGGTTAAGTTTTCCACAAGTAAAGGAAATGGCAGTGatgttgttttgtgtattaGTTATGTAGTAGTGCAGCTAAAAGATAAATAACTTCATAGAAAGGTTGATAAAAAATACTGTAGTACTAATTATTCTCTCTTATTGAATCATTTCTATTCAGTCAATGAACAGAACAGTTTGCCCCttacacaatgaaaacaatgcTAATCTTGGGTGCCCCTGCTTCTTCATGTAACTGAGTCACATGCAGAGACTTAAAACACATTCTTTAGCTAGCAGAAGTGTtaagtggagggggggggggccttagTGAGAAAGGCTGAATGAGAGACTAGTTCAGTTTTTATCACAGAGCCTAGAAAAACTCCGGCATTTTCAAATCTACTTATGAGGGGTTAAGCAATCTCGACACCACACAGGAGGGTTATAGCCTATTCTTTTCTGTACTGCCTTTATTCCTGCCTGAAGTCTCTGCTTTCGCTTGCAATTAattccacttcctgttcctTCTCGTTTTTACCCGTGAAGACTATACCAGGACAAACAGGGGAAGAAGTCTGTATTGTATCTGAGATTTTGTTTCTTACCTGCACTTGTCCTTCCCAACGCTTCTAATTCTTCCAGTGCTCATTTTCTCCCCTGtggctgcacacaaacacaaatacgcCTCAACAAAGTGTGAACAAGAAGAAACATACACACGGAAATAAACCTCTTACCTGCACTGTTTGGTGCAAGCTGGATGATTATAGTAAACCTGACAGAGATGCCTGAAAGTAATTTCTGAAATGGCTTTGTGGTCACGTGTCATCACTATGTTCATCCATGTTAAAGCAGGAGTGCCCATAGGTCACaggtaaaaacagaaactctttACCCTAAATATATTCTATACATTTCATACAAAGATACAGAtgaattaaattttttttacaaaaccttTTAGTTAAATCTGACAGGCACATTACGACCAACCAACCCCATACACTGTGGGTCAGAGTGTCTCTGATGGTTAATTACTTTCTGTTAAAGTAATTTATAAAAATTAAAGGGATACACATTTCACCTCAATACCTTCAGCTTCCTTCTAATTTAGAAATAGCTTCTGTAAGATATATTGATCCTGAGTAATTCAAAAGAGAGTAAAAAGTGTGACAACCAACCCCGGTCTACCCTAGACCTGAAAGTAATTTCAGAAATGGCTTTGTAATCACTGTTAGCTTCATccatgttaaaggagcagtgtaGGTCAGaggtaaaaacagaaactctttACCCTAAAGATATTCTATACATTTAATCTAAAGTTACAAATGTATGaaaggtagttttttttttttttttttttttaacaaagcctttTAGTTAAATCTGACATGCGTAAGGTTTTCAAAAATAAGCTAACGGTTGGTTTATCTAGCATTGAATCTCAAAGCAGGAGAGATTTTCAAGgtgtttgaacatattttttttccaaggtgTACACTCACTAGTTTGTGTTATTTGTGAAGACCCCATGTTCAATTTAGTCTATGTTAGCAATAGCAAAAACACTTGTCCACATAGTGGCATTGAAACAAGCTGAACACATATACTTTAACTAGGATCACATTTAGGCTAAACTGTTAGCGAGTAAATGTGCTAGACATGCGGCAAATACTAACAACACCGGCCTAAACCTGCACACGTGTAAGTCTAATTTTTAACCTCCTACCTCTGTATTGTTTAGAACAACTCTTGAGGTTAAAATCtagctctctctcctctggtaTGTTTACTAGCTAGCTGCTAACTTTTTGTATTGTTTAATCCTAGGAAGTTACCATCCAGTTGTTTCTTGTAAGATCTTAGCTATAAAATGAGAGAGCTGCTATAACAAACTGAAAAGGTTATACTGTAACTCAGGGCATTAATCAACAAAATtttaacacactgaaacatTATGACGACCTCATGAGCACCGAGTAAGATGCTTATCTGAGTGTTTGTAGTTACGTGTCCTATTCCTCTTCTTCTTACGTGTCATTTGATACATTCTTAATACAGAAATATTGATTTGTGTAGCTTAAACTATAACCGCTTTCTGCCTAAACCTCATGGTCACCCTAATATGAATTGTACAACTTCTTAAAGTCTAAAACTTACAATGATTATGgagtttgtttttgacaaaatAATAAGTCCCCACAAAGGGTGTGAATAGCGCCCTTCACACCCAGACTAATTAGTAGACCAGATTTACTGTCCTAATACCACACAGGCAATTGATACTGGAAGGATCAACAACAAATccgaattttacaaaataaaactttgttaAAATACATGCTTCCTCACTCAACAATATCAGATAGCCACGCATTCAGGTTATAatgaaatcaattaaaatatatCTCAATTCATCACCTTTTTTATGTGGGTTCGAGCTACCAAGCTTTTTCAATATACTTGTAAAAGTAGAGTGGGGGGCTcgaagaaaaaaagaacgagAACCACTGCCTTTAACTACTGAAAAATGAATagcaatataaatatatatgagcaagaactttgtttttttcaaatcagaaagttgttttattcaaaattgCTACTCTAAAA carries:
- the inpp5kb gene encoding inositol polyphosphate 5-phosphatase K isoform X5 — its product is MDDFINGPRQRSDSMSSSASQSSRSKTLLRQRLSQLLTCIEDMSSDDEASEEVSRTLDEAFQLCGRYIPSDAFRLHMVTWNVATAEPPEDVTALLQLDVQPPADLYVIGLQEVNATPVRFISDLLVEDSWSHVFMDTLAPRGFVKVTSVRMQGLLLLVFAKQAHLPFIRNIQTTYTRTGIFGYWGNKGGVSVRFSFYGHMVCFLNCHLAAHMNYALQRVDEIEYILENQEFDMSDTPYVRDHKVVFCFGDLNFRISDHGLHFLRSSINGGRLHLLWGKDQLIMMKKKEPFLQEFEEGPLNFKPTYKFDRNADTYDTSTPKTWLRFNGKKRKPAWTDRILWRIKPKSPPSGDFDDDEMASTSTDEEIDEYPLLVTQDKYTSDMSYGVSDHKPVIGTFSLELRKHFDTSLVHISPLGVWSADQDALLTYTVQEDFESSTWDWIGLYKVGFKSASDYQTFAWVREVDLPETNEVIQISVDKDEVPLLGGQYVLGYYSTNLQSIIGLSANFQILESKRAVMEGLVPENSNGIDK
- the inpp5kb gene encoding inositol polyphosphate 5-phosphatase K isoform X2, whose product is MLRFKSRAGCVWDFVFRGGTAEAQKRTNSQTTGLNVGKQFQSLDSPLEIFVICAQGVCSFFKTPRERHVDKVVKGSGSRSFFLRAPHSTFTSILKKLGSSNPHKKGEKMSTGRIRSVGKDKCRLHMVTWNVATAEPPEDVTALLQLDVQPPADLYVIGLQEVNATPVRFISDLLVEDSWSHVFMDTLAPRGFVKVTSVRMQGLLLLVFAKQAHLPFIRNIQTTYTRTGIFGYWGNKGGVSVRFSFYGHMVCFLNCHLAAHMNYALQRVDEIEYILENQEFDMSDTPYVRDHKVVFCFGDLNFRISDHGLHFLRSSINGGRLHLLWGKDQLIMMKKKEPFLQEFEEGPLNFKPTYKFDRNADTYDTSGKKRKPAWTDRILWRIKPKSPPSGDFDDDEMASTSTDEEIDEYPLLVTQDKYTSDMSYGVSDHKPVIGTFSLELRKHFDTSLVHISPLGVWSADQDALLTYTVQEDFESSTWDWIGLYKVGFKSASDYQTFAWVREVDLPETNEVIQISVDKDEVPLLGGQYVLGYYSTNLQSIIGLSANFQILESKRAVMEGLVPENSNGIDK
- the inpp5kb gene encoding inositol polyphosphate 5-phosphatase K isoform X1, translating into MLRFKSRAGCVWDFVFRGGTAEAQKRTNSQTTGLNVGKQFQSLDSPLEIFVICAQGVCSFFKTPRERHVDKVVKGSGSRSFFLRAPHSTFTSILKKLGSSNPHKKGEKMSTGRIRSVGKDKCRLHMVTWNVATAEPPEDVTALLQLDVQPPADLYVIGLQEVNATPVRFISDLLVEDSWSHVFMDTLAPRGFVKVTSVRMQGLLLLVFAKQAHLPFIRNIQTTYTRTGIFGYWGNKGGVSVRFSFYGHMVCFLNCHLAAHMNYALQRVDEIEYILENQEFDMSDTPYVRDHKVVFCFGDLNFRISDHGLHFLRSSINGGRLHLLWGKDQLIMMKKKEPFLQEFEEGPLNFKPTYKFDRNADTYDTSTPKTWLRFNGKKRKPAWTDRILWRIKPKSPPSGDFDDDEMASTSTDEEIDEYPLLVTQDKYTSDMSYGVSDHKPVIGTFSLELRKHFDTSLVHISPLGVWSADQDALLTYTVQEDFESSTWDWIGLYKVGFKSASDYQTFAWVREVDLPETNEVIQISVDKDEVPLLGGQYVLGYYSTNLQSIIGLSANFQILESKRAVMEGLVPENSNGIDK
- the inpp5kb gene encoding inositol polyphosphate 5-phosphatase K isoform X4, with translation MLRFKSRAGCVWDFVFRGGTAEAQKRTNSQTTGLNVGKQFQSLDSPLEIFVICAQGVCSFFKTPRERHVDKGEKMSTGRIRSVGKDKCRLHMVTWNVATAEPPEDVTALLQLDVQPPADLYVIGLQEVNATPVRFISDLLVEDSWSHVFMDTLAPRGFVKVTSVRMQGLLLLVFAKQAHLPFIRNIQTTYTRTGIFGYWGNKGGVSVRFSFYGHMVCFLNCHLAAHMNYALQRVDEIEYILENQEFDMSDTPYVRDHKVVFCFGDLNFRISDHGLHFLRSSINGGRLHLLWGKDQLIMMKKKEPFLQEFEEGPLNFKPTYKFDRNADTYDTSTPKTWLRFNGKKRKPAWTDRILWRIKPKSPPSGDFDDDEMASTSTDEEIDEYPLLVTQDKYTSDMSYGVSDHKPVIGTFSLELRKHFDTSLVHISPLGVWSADQDALLTYTVQEDFESSTWDWIGLYKVGFKSASDYQTFAWVREVDLPETNEVIQISVDKDEVPLLGGQYVLGYYSTNLQSIIGLSANFQILESKRAVMEGLVPENSNGIDK
- the inpp5kb gene encoding inositol polyphosphate 5-phosphatase K isoform X6, which encodes MDDFINGPRQRSDSMSSSASQSSRSKTLLRQRLSQLLTCIEDMSSDDEASEEVSRTLDEAFQLCGRYIPSDAFRLHMVTWNVATAEPPEDVTALLQLDVQPPADLYVIGLQEVNATPVRFISDLLVEDSWSHVFMDTLAPRGFVKVTSVRMQGLLLLVFAKQAHLPFIRNIQTTYTRTGIFGYWGNKGGVSVRFSFYGHMVCFLNCHLAAHMNYALQRVDEIEYILENQEFDMSDTPYVRDHKVVFCFGDLNFRISDHGLHFLRSSINGGRLHLLWGKDQLIMMKKKEPFLQEFEEGPLNFKPTYKFDRNADTYDTSGKKRKPAWTDRILWRIKPKSPPSGDFDDDEMASTSTDEEIDEYPLLVTQDKYTSDMSYGVSDHKPVIGTFSLELRKHFDTSLVHISPLGVWSADQDALLTYTVQEDFESSTWDWIGLYKVGFKSASDYQTFAWVREVDLPETNEVIQISVDKDEVPLLGGQYVLGYYSTNLQSIIGLSANFQILESKRAVMEGLVPENSNGIDK
- the inpp5kb gene encoding inositol polyphosphate 5-phosphatase K isoform X3, whose amino-acid sequence is MLRFKSRAGCVWDFVFRGGTAEAQKRTNSQTTGLNVGKQFQSLDSPLEIFVICAQGVCSFFKTPRERHVDKVVKGSGSRSFFLRAPHSTFTREKMSTGRIRSVGKDKCRLHMVTWNVATAEPPEDVTALLQLDVQPPADLYVIGLQEVNATPVRFISDLLVEDSWSHVFMDTLAPRGFVKVTSVRMQGLLLLVFAKQAHLPFIRNIQTTYTRTGIFGYWGNKGGVSVRFSFYGHMVCFLNCHLAAHMNYALQRVDEIEYILENQEFDMSDTPYVRDHKVVFCFGDLNFRISDHGLHFLRSSINGGRLHLLWGKDQLIMMKKKEPFLQEFEEGPLNFKPTYKFDRNADTYDTSTPKTWLRFNGKKRKPAWTDRILWRIKPKSPPSGDFDDDEMASTSTDEEIDEYPLLVTQDKYTSDMSYGVSDHKPVIGTFSLELRKHFDTSLVHISPLGVWSADQDALLTYTVQEDFESSTWDWIGLYKVGFKSASDYQTFAWVREVDLPETNEVIQISVDKDEVPLLGGQYVLGYYSTNLQSIIGLSANFQILESKRAVMEGLVPENSNGIDK